GTAGAAGCGGAAACCTCGACAGAGAAGGGGATTGCGGTTGATGCCAAGCAGGTGGCTTATGCCAAAATAGTAGAACAACGATCGCTGTGGATCGCGATCGCGCTGCATCTTCTCTCTACTTTGGGATTGTATGCGCTTGCCGTTACAGGCGTCAGCGTTGTCGGCTATATTGGTTCTGGTGCTGCTTTACTCCTGACGGGTTTGCGTCCGGCGATTCGGACTTATGAGTATTTAGCTGCAAGACTGGCTGCAATTCGCCAACAAGTGCAATATCCCCGCGAAGATGTGCTAGAAATGCGCCAGCGCTTGGAACAGTTGGAAACGACTCTCGAACGCTTAGAAGAACAACTCGATCCAGAGGAACCTTATTCCTGGGCGGCGACGTATCATCGATATTGGCAAGAAAGCCGCAGAGATATTGATAATTTGGTAATTAGTCACGCAGAATTAGAACGCACGAATCAAGCCGAACATCGCCAACTGCGTCAAGAAGCCGAAAATGCGATCGCGCAATTAACCGTAGACAGCCAGTTTCTCAACCATGTTCGAGAAATTATCCGCTTTGTCAAAACATCCTAGCCCGCTTTTGCGCTTGTACCCGCTTGATGATCTCAGGCGGGTGAATCTTTTTCTAGAAGTCGATCGATCAGTTCAACAACTCCAGAACCGCGATCGCCTGTTGTTACCCAGTCTGCCATAGCTTTGAGTTCAGGTAAAGCATTATTCACCGCAACCCCATACCCACATAGGCTTAACATAGCGCGATCGTTTTCTGCATCCCCGACGCTGACAGCATTCTCTGGCGCTACTTCTAAACGTTCCAAAGCTTTTTGCAAACCCGTTGCTTTATTTATCCCATTGGGGAGAACCATAACTGCCCCTTTATTGAGGATAACCTGATACGCGAGTCCTAATTCCTGAATAATCTCTAAGACGGTGATTTCGTGAGGATGCCACGTTGCGACAATAACTTCACCAATTGAAACTGGATTGACTCCTCTTTCTTGCAATTGTTGCACAAAGCGTTGAGGCGGTGGATCTGCCAAAGCTGTTGATACGCGAGTTTGAGGTTGGTAAAGCAAAGCACCATTTTCCGCAACAACCCAGTCAAACAGCACAACTTGAGGAAAAGCGTTTAGCAGATCGTCCAGTTGTCTACCTGTCACAAGGATCAGTTTTTTTCCAGCGTTGCTAAAGCGTTGAAGTGCTGTAAGCGTTAGATCGTCTACAACTCCATCTGTCGCTAAGGTTCCATCATAATCGCAGGCTAAAGCTAATCTCATTTTTAGGTTAAATCTGCTTCTCGATCGTCTAGTTCAAGCTGGGTTGTAAACTCTTGTTTAGGCGTCCACTGAATTGCGCCATCGCGGTAGGTTTGATAAGTTTGTATTTTGTTTTGAGCTAAGACACTTTCAAGCTGAGGATCGAGCTTGTAGGTAGAGGCGATCGCAAATTGGGGTTGAATCTGTTCTAGTACGCTAGGGTTCACAGGTTCGCCCGTCCACCATAACACCCTAGCTGTGGGTAGAGGCAAGTTCCCCGCAGGAGCAGTCAGATTTTCCAAAACTAACCAATTTTGCTCGGAACTGCCAACCGTTAGCAATAATCCCGGAATGTTTGGGTTTAAAGGTTGAATTTGGTTCGATCCTAGCGTGAGAGGCCGATCGAAGGGGAGGTTTTGATAGCTTCCCCGACGCTGTTGAACTGCTGCGGTTAATAAGGGTTCCTCTGGGGACTCTCCTTTCAGGGTATAAAAGCTTTTGATGGGAAGTTTAGCGAGGATGGGAAGCCAACCCCGACGGTTTTCGGGTTTTGGACTGAGAGCGATCGCCCAATCTAAACGATTAATGCCTTGCTTCTGTAAAAACGGTAAAATCGTGTATTGGGCGGTATCTTCATCACCACTATTAATCAGTCCCACTAACCCCCGATCCTGAATAACCATAACAGGGGTTTGACCTGTTGCTAGGACAGTCACCCGTAAAAGTTGCTGTTGGGTTTGCCAAATGGGGATAATAATTAGGGCGATCGCGGTAGCCGTAGCAACAGACCAACTCTGTTTTTTCAGCCATACTGGATAAACTGGGCGGTTTTCTTGAGCAAACAACCAAACACTGCCAATCAGTCCATACAACCCTAAAAACTGCAAAAGCGAAATACTGCCTACAGCTACGGTATTTCCAGGTAAACTTGCAAAAAATTGAACGATCTCAATCAGCAGATGAGTGGGATAGTACAGCAAGCTAGCCAACAAGCTTCCCCCAGCAGACCAAAAGATCGCCACTAAAGCGCTAATGAAGCCGCCTAATGTAATCAGAGACACTAGAGGGCTAGTCAGGATATTCACTAAAATGCTGTAAGGCGAAACTAAGCCGAACGTATACAGCAATAAGGGAAGCGTCCAAATAGAAGCGGCTAGAGGAACTGCTATTAAGGTTGCAATGGCAGGCGGAACCCAATCTAAACGTTGTACGATCGCAGGAGCAGTAACAACCAGCCCTAAAGTGGCTAAAAAACTGAGTTGAAACCCTAACTCGCCAATCCATAAGGGATTAAAGAGTAATATAGCAATCCTAAGTCAGTT
The sequence above is drawn from the Desertifilum tharense IPPAS B-1220 genome and encodes:
- a CDS encoding HAD family hydrolase, which gives rise to MRLALACDYDGTLATDGVVDDLTLTALQRFSNAGKKLILVTGRQLDDLLNAFPQVVLFDWVVAENGALLYQPQTRVSTALADPPPQRFVQQLQERGVNPVSIGEVIVATWHPHEITVLEIIQELGLAYQVILNKGAVMVLPNGINKATGLQKALERLEVAPENAVSVGDAENDRAMLSLCGYGVAVNNALPELKAMADWVTTGDRGSGVVELIDRLLEKDSPA
- a CDS encoding ComEC/Rec2 family competence protein; this translates as MAILLFNPLWIGELGFQLSFLATLGLVVTAPAIVQRLDWVPPAIATLIAVPLAASIWTLPLLLYTFGLVSPYSILVNILTSPLVSLITLGGFISALVAIFWSAGGSLLASLLYYPTHLLIEIVQFFASLPGNTVAVGSISLLQFLGLYGLIGSVWLFAQENRPVYPVWLKKQSWSVATATAIALIIIPIWQTQQQLLRVTVLATGQTPVMVIQDRGLVGLINSGDEDTAQYTILPFLQKQGINRLDWAIALSPKPENRRGWLPILAKLPIKSFYTLKGESPEEPLLTAAVQQRRGSYQNLPFDRPLTLGSNQIQPLNPNIPGLLLTVGSSEQNWLVLENLTAPAGNLPLPTARVLWWTGEPVNPSVLEQIQPQFAIASTYKLDPQLESVLAQNKIQTYQTYRDGAIQWTPKQEFTTQLELDDREADLT